A single window of Labrus mixtus chromosome 23, fLabMix1.1, whole genome shotgun sequence DNA harbors:
- the LOC132958123 gene encoding PRELI domain-containing protein 1, mitochondrial-like yields the protein MGRYFHSEVDIKSPWHQVLAAFWQRYPNPYSTHVLTEDVLYREVTPSNQLLSRRLLTKTNRLPSWAERLFPAHMARAVYVLEDSIVDPQAHTLTTKTWNLNHNRLMTVVEQCLFEEDHSRPSWTKLRREAWILSAVYGLARPIQEFGVARFKSNQVKAMKGLEYALSKIQAEAPPHLHGDQGESSEKHKPLPPQATPTPNQKPEQFV from the exons ATGGGGAGGTATTTCCACAGCGAGGTCGATATTAAGAGTCCTTGGCACCAGGTGTTAGCAGCCTTCTGGCAGCGCTACCCTAACCCATACAG CACCCACGTTCTCACCGAGGACGTCCTGTATCGTGAGGTCACCCCCAGCAACCAACTGTTGTCACGGCGACTGCTGACCAAAACCAACCGGCTGCCGAGCTGGGCAGAGCGTTTGTTCCCTGCGCACATGGCCCGGGCTGTCTACGTCCTGGAGGACTCCATCGTGGACCCGCAAGCGCACACTCTCACCACCAAGACATGGAACCTGAACCACAACAGACTGATG actGTGGTGGAGCAATGTTTGTTCGAGGAAGACCACAGTCGGCCATCTTGGACCAAACTGAGGAGGGAGGCCTGGATCCTTTCGGCGGTGTACGGCCTGGCTCGGCCCATACAG GAGTTTGGTGTTGCCAGGTTTAAAAGTAACCAAGTCAAAGCCATGAAGGGGCTGGAGTACGCTCTCTCCAAAATACAGG CTGAGGCCCCGCCTCATCTCCATGGAGACCAGGGAGAGTCGTCAGAGAAGCACAAGCCCCTCCCACCACAGGCCACGCCCACACCTAACCAGAAGCCGGAGCAATTTGTCTGA
- the LOC132958112 gene encoding lysozyme g-like isoform X2 translates to MSCCESRDWYPPPQVSLLDSTRKDLHAPTKRSTGRDGSVSFNATLNLDKAKLTGNGTVICRVEIPEMNLVRESQVDVGEHILRKTKPKKGSGASEDYLLEHFGSVEKSAGAMEDNETSEGKSEARDVHADIMNVETTGAIQTARVNRLSKTGVEASEELADRDLTEMIKYEDDILFVGKQRGVHPALITAIISRQSQAGKSLTLTGYGKFDHDCFGLMQINKLYHYLDEHTGPFSREHLDQGAAYLCLLIDIMRKNTGWTAEQNLKGAVACYIAGQETVIGLKYDEVDSVTPNNDFANDVIARAQWYAKNHFKML, encoded by the exons ATGAGCTGCTGTGAGTCCCGTGACTGGTACCCGCCCCCGCAGGTGTCTCTGCTGGACTCGACCAGAAAGGACCTTCACGCCCCCACTAAGCGTTCAACCGGGCGAGACGGCTCGGTGTCCTTCAACGCGACCCTTAACCTGGACAAAG caaagctaacaggAAACGGAACCGTTATCTGCAGAGTGGAAATCCCAGAAATGAACCTGGTGAGGGAGAGTCAGGTTGATGTCGGAG AGCACATCTTAAGAAAGACCAAACCGAAGAAAG GCTCAGGAGCCAGTGAAGATTATTTACTAGAACACTTTGGTTCCGTGGAGAAAAGTGCTGGAGCGATGGAAGATAATGAAACATCAGAGGGGAAATCTGAAGCAAGGGACG TGCATGCAGACATCATGAATGTGGAAACAACGGGCGCTATTCAGACGGCGAGGGTAAACAGGCTGAGTAAGACCG GAGTTGAAGCTTCAGAAGAGTTGGCAGATAGAGACCTGACTGAGATGATAAAGTACGAAGATGACATCCTGTTCGTGGGAAAACA ACGTGGTGTCCATCCTGCCCTCATCACCGCCATCATCTCCAGACAGTCTCAGGCTGGAAAAAGCCTGACTCTGACGGGTTATGGAAAGTTTGACCATGACTGCTTCGGCCTCATGcag ATCAATAAGCTTTACCACTACCTGGATGAACATACAGGACCGTTCAGCAGGGAGCACCTGGACCAGGGAGCCGCCTACCTCTGCTTGCTCATCGACATCATGAGGAAGAACACGGGCTGGACCGCAGAGCAGAACTTGAAAG gtgctGTGGCTTGCTACATCGCAGGTCAGGAAACAGTCATCGGTTTGAAGTACGATGAAGTGGACAGCGTCACGCCGAACAACGACTTTGCAAACGACGTGATCGCCAGAGCGCAGTGGTATGCTAAGAAccactttaaaatgttgtag
- the LOC132958112 gene encoding uncharacterized protein LOC132958112 isoform X1, whose amino-acid sequence MSCCESRDWYPPPQVSLLDSTRKDLHAPTKRSTGRDGSVSFNATLNLDKAKLTGNGTVICRVEIPEMNLVRESQVDVGEGFSPQEAGSLALVISVPCVLLLLCIIIICVTVYCWRRWREHILRKTKPKKGSGASEDYLLEHFGSVEKSAGAMEDNETSEGKSEARDVHADIMNVETTGAIQTARVNRLSKTGVEASEELADRDLTEMIKYEDDILFVGKQRGVHPALITAIISRQSQAGKSLTLTGYGKFDHDCFGLMQINKLYHYLDEHTGPFSREHLDQGAAYLCLLIDIMRKNTGWTAEQNLKGAVACYIAGQETVIGLKYDEVDSVTPNNDFANDVIARAQWYAKNHFKML is encoded by the exons ATGAGCTGCTGTGAGTCCCGTGACTGGTACCCGCCCCCGCAGGTGTCTCTGCTGGACTCGACCAGAAAGGACCTTCACGCCCCCACTAAGCGTTCAACCGGGCGAGACGGCTCGGTGTCCTTCAACGCGACCCTTAACCTGGACAAAG caaagctaacaggAAACGGAACCGTTATCTGCAGAGTGGAAATCCCAGAAATGAACCTGGTGAGGGAGAGTCAGGTTGATGTCGGAG AAGGCTTCAGTCCCCAGGAGGCAGGATCCCTAGCCCTGGTCATAAGCGTCCCCTGTGTTTTGCTGCTGCTTTGTATCATTATCATCTGCGTTACTGTTTACTGTTGGAGGCGTTGGCGAG AGCACATCTTAAGAAAGACCAAACCGAAGAAAG GCTCAGGAGCCAGTGAAGATTATTTACTAGAACACTTTGGTTCCGTGGAGAAAAGTGCTGGAGCGATGGAAGATAATGAAACATCAGAGGGGAAATCTGAAGCAAGGGACG TGCATGCAGACATCATGAATGTGGAAACAACGGGCGCTATTCAGACGGCGAGGGTAAACAGGCTGAGTAAGACCG GAGTTGAAGCTTCAGAAGAGTTGGCAGATAGAGACCTGACTGAGATGATAAAGTACGAAGATGACATCCTGTTCGTGGGAAAACA ACGTGGTGTCCATCCTGCCCTCATCACCGCCATCATCTCCAGACAGTCTCAGGCTGGAAAAAGCCTGACTCTGACGGGTTATGGAAAGTTTGACCATGACTGCTTCGGCCTCATGcag ATCAATAAGCTTTACCACTACCTGGATGAACATACAGGACCGTTCAGCAGGGAGCACCTGGACCAGGGAGCCGCCTACCTCTGCTTGCTCATCGACATCATGAGGAAGAACACGGGCTGGACCGCAGAGCAGAACTTGAAAG gtgctGTGGCTTGCTACATCGCAGGTCAGGAAACAGTCATCGGTTTGAAGTACGATGAAGTGGACAGCGTCACGCCGAACAACGACTTTGCAAACGACGTGATCGCCAGAGCGCAGTGGTATGCTAAGAAccactttaaaatgttgtag